In Saccharomyces paradoxus chromosome XVI, complete sequence, the genomic stretch CCTCCTCGTCTTTATAGTAGCATCTGCACAAATAGGTATATCATGAAATCGTATTTTTACCATAGTAagtcttcttttgtttgacGCATACTATTCTGGCGGGTAACACTTAAATAGTTTCTTGTTAACCATTtcaaataacaatatacTAAACAGAATCTGCCCTTAGTTGTAGCAAAGAAAGGGGAACAAGCTTGCCACTTTTTCACCATAACTGGCACCTCTCGCTTGCATACAATGGATTACTTAAAACCGGTACAAAAAGGGAGAAGACGTGGTCTTTCCATCAACAGTCTTTCAGAGACTCAGCAATCTGCTATGAATAGTTCCCTGGACCACCTTCAGAATGACTTAAATAGGATAAATCTTCAATGGAATAGAATACTTTCAGACAATACAAATCCCTTAGAACTAGCGCTCGCATTTTTGGACGATACATCTGTGGGTCTGGGCCATCGGTATGAAGAATTCAACCAATTAAGGTCACAAATCGGTAGCCACTTACAAGACGTTGTCAATGAACACAGCCAAGTTTTTAACACTAATGTGGCTTCTTATGGAAAAGTAGTCAGTTCAATTATGCAGGCCCAGGAACAGACTTtgaatctgaaaaattgcTTGAAGGAGGCTAATGAGAAAATCACCACCGATAAAGGCTCTTTACAGGAAttaaacaataacaacTTGAAGTATACAAGAATGATTGATGTTTTGGTCAATATTGAGGAGTTATTGCAGATCCCCGAAAAAATTGAGGAGAACATtagaaaggaaaatttcCATCAGGTGCAGATTTTGCTGGAAAGGGGATTTATATTAATGAACAATAAATCCTTGAAAACAGTGGAAATTCTGAAGCCTATAAACCAACAACTTGAATTACAAGAACATTTacttttcaacaatttgaTTGAAGAGATTCACGACATTATGTACTCCAAATCTAGCAAAACGAATTTTACTCGAGTAACCAATAAcgatattttcaaaatcataaGTATTTCACATAATGGATTTACTAGCTTGGAAAATTACCTGTACAACATAGTCAATATTGATATTATGGAACACGCAAAGATGATAAACAAAAACCTCGAAGAATTCATTCACGACCAATCCTTGAATAAAGGAGATATCATGCTACAAGAGAATTATGCCTCTCAACCATCGCTGGTATCATCTAGAAACCAAGAAAACGAAGGATTCAACAGAATCGGGTTCCTATTGAAAACTATAAATAACATCAATAAATTACCTGTTGCATTTAACATCATAACGGAAAGAGCCAAAGAGGAAATCCATAATATAATTGTTAAAACTACCGAATCAATACGTTCGAAGCACCCTTCTTTGCTTAAAATGGCCActagtttgaaaaatgacaaCCAATTCGGCCTACCCGTACAGGATATACTATCCATCATTTTGAGGGAAAGCTTTTGGGAAATCTTCTTGAAATTACTTTACGCTATTCAATGTCACCGGgccatttttgaaatgtcAAACATTTTGCAGCCAACGTCTTCCACGAAGCCTGCTTACAAGTTCAATAAAATCTGGAGCAAACTGTTAGACGAAATAGAATTATTACTTATAAGGTATATCAACGACCCCGAGCTGCTAACCAGCAATAACGGCAGCATTAAACCAATTAATGGCGTGACGAACAACGCACCCAACTTAcccaaaaggaaaaatccCAAAATCTTCTCTTTGGAGTATAATATTGAGGATAATTCTTCAGTAAAGGATCAAGCTTTTGAATTAAAGGCTTTATTGAAGGATATCTTCCCCGGATTCTCTGTCTCTTCAAACATGGATTTGGATTCTATTTACGTGAAAGATGAATCCTTTGAGCAAGATGAGCCTTTAGTCCCTCCTTCTGTCTTTAATATGAAAGTAATTTTAGACCCATTTTTACTGTTTACGCAATCAACGTCTACAATCGTTCCAAGTGCCTTAGTGGAAAATTCTATTTCATCACTGACTTTTTTTGGTGATTACATGAATAAAAACTTTCTCCCAAGGATTCAGATGACAATGgattatttatttacagTTGAAGTAGAATCCAATAATCCGTATGCGTTAGAACTATCCGACGAAAACCATAACCTATTTAAAACAGCATTagattttcaaagattATTCTACAACTTATTGAATGTTTTCAACACAGCAAACACATtcagagaaaaaatatcctATTGCATTTTGGATCTTTTAAGTCATTTTTACAATTATTACTTAGGACTCTTCAATGCCCTGATTGGAACTTCTGATAGGAACCTAAGTAGGAAAATAATTACAGCATGGTTGCAAAATAGTGTTTTGATGGAtcaagagaaaagaattttgaacGGGGATGAGTCACTTTTCCATGAAGAGTCCAGAGAATTATTTAAGGAAATACCTAATTTCTATCAAGTGGGTAAAGGTTTGAGTAAGTCTGATTTATTCAATAACTTGACATTGGACACAATTCTGCAGTTTTCGGCAAGCGTAATATGGATTTTAAACTGGCTGCCACATTTAAAGAAGGCCAttaatattgatgaaataaACCAAGAACCCATGCTAGATGCCGATAGATTAAGGATTAGTTGGACATTTTCTGAATCAATGGATTTGAACCTTTCGAACCCGAGTTCCAGCGCAAACTCGTTAGGGAAtttaaagattttattGGATGACAAGGCCtctaaaaaatttgatgaaactGTTGACGGATTCAAAACCCTAAAATTCAAACTAATCTCCATACTGAGATTTAACATTAGAGCCTTGTGTATACATGACATcggttctttttttcaaaacactAAAATTTGGAATATGGATGTGGGTAGTATTGAATTAGATCAAAATATAGCCTCTCTAATTTCTGAATTGAGAAGGACTGAAAATAAACTGAAGCAACAGTTATcagaaaaggagaaaaacTCCATATTTATTGGCCTCGATATAGTCAATAATTACGCCCTGATTAAGGGTGCCAAATCCATAAAGGTTTTGAACCATAACGGGATCAAGAAAATGTTAAGAAATGTAAATGTCTTACAACATGCTTATAGAAACCTTTCTTCTGAGCCGTCGAAAATCAATATGAACGTCACAATGAATTTTTACTCTTTATGTGGCTCCAGTGAAGCTGAACTAtttgaatatataaaagaCAATGAATTACCGCACTGTTCTGTTGAGGATTTGAAAACCATAGTAAGGTTGCAGTTTAGCGAAGAGATGCATCGTCAACTAAAGAGGCAAAGCACTAGCTCTACTAAAGGTTCCATAAAACCTTCTAATAAGAGGTACACTGAAGCTTTGGAGAAACTAAATAGGCTAGAAAAAGAGCAGTCGAAAGAAGGAGCACACTccaaaattggaaaacttAAAAGCAAATTAAAAGTTGTCGATAccgaaaatgaaaaatgacGTCTCTAATTTGTGTAGAATtaatttgataaataaaCGAATTTAAAATGGTCAATAACAAGCGAATAACTATATTTTTAGTTACTTTATTTTACGATATTTTCACTTgcatttttaatttattcTCGGCGCGCATCTCGTCTTGTTCTGTCAAAATTCGGAGGCACATAAGAATTACTGAGAACATTGCAATATCGACACTTGAGTAGAAATATATACGATCCAATATAACCTACTGAAGCGAAGCAACTAAGAATGGATGCTATTTCTGATCCAACGTTTAAGCATGCTAGGTCAAGAAAGCAGGTCACTGAAGAATCACCATCGTTGCTTACCGTTATTATAGAGATTGCACCGAAGTTATGGACAacttttgatgaagaaggaaatgaGAAAGGAAGTATAATAAAGGTGTTAGAGGCATTGATTGTATTTCTTAATGCACACTTAGCATTCAATAGTGCCAACAAAGTAGCAGTCATTGCTGCATACTCTCAGGGGATCAAGTATTTATACCCAGAAAGCACATCTACTATAAAGGCCTCTAAatcagaaaataaaaaccGTAGTGATCTTAAGATTATTAACTCAGATATGTATAGACGATTTAGGAATGTTGATGAAACGCTGGTGgaagaaatatataaattgtttgaactagaaaaaaaacagatcAAACAGAATAGTCAAAGGAGTACGCTAGCGGGTGCCATGTCAGCTGGGCTGACTTATGTGAACAGAATATCAAAAGAGTCTGTAACTACTTCATTAAAATCAAGACTACTTGTTCTTACATGCGGGAGTGGTAGTAGtaaagatgaaattttccaataCATCCCTATAATGAATTGTATCTTTTCTGcaacaaaaatgaaatgtCCCATTGATGTCGTGAAAATTGGTGGTTCCAAGGAAAGCACGTTTTTACAACAAACAACGGATGCAACAAACGGCGTTTATTTACATGTGGATTCTACGCAGGGGCTAATTCAATATTTAGCAACCGCAATGTTTATTGATCCGTCGTTAAGACCTATAATCGTTAAGCCAAACCATGGATCTGTGGATTTTAGGACATCGTGCTATTTGACAGGGAGGGTTGTTGCCATTGGATTTATTTGTTCAGTCTGTCTATGtgttttatcaataatacCGCCTGGAAATAAGTGTCCTGCATGTGATTCTCAATTTGATGAGCACGTAATTGCCAAGTTGAAGAGGAAACCAGTTGTTCCAAGGTTGAAGGCCAAAAAGAAGGTGACGAAGCCATGAAGGCAAGGAGCAAACCTTATTCGTTTCGAGCGAATAGCCTTCTTCTCAATGCATCGTAATAGTACATAAATAATAGATTAATACATATAGGTTTGATATTTCACAAAATAAAACCTTGGTGTGGTTATCCTAGATGTTACATCACCTTGGAATTGATGATTACAATCACAACGAGTTTGATGAGATGGCTGTCTATGTACTGTCTGGGTGCATCATAGTTGTTATTTGGGTAAGTTCATCAGTGAGCTTtagataatataatattaatagcATTACCAAACTCCATTACAAAAGGCACCTCAGGTTACCAGCAATGAAAAGAGGAGACAGCCAGTCGCCTGATGCCATTTTTGGTCAATCACGTGCATTTGCACTTTCTGATTCTTCAGTGAATCCTGATGTCATTGAATACCTTAAAAGTGTTAGACAAGAAGCACTAAGAACCAACGCCATATCGGTTAAGAATCAAATGAATTTGCAAAAGAGGGCACGCCACAAATCAAGCATgtatgatgatgaggatgaagGGGCCATTAAAAGGCACGTCATTTCGCCATCCTTGATCAGgcttcaaaaaaatgcagaCATATGGGTAAGCTGGTTCAACTCTGTGAAGGCGACGGTGCTGACTAATGCCTACGAATTTACCGGTTATGACGACGAAACGTTGAATCTTTTATTGCTTTTCTTAAAGAATTATCTGAAAGATATGCCCAGCAAAAGTACTACggttgaagaaattataAACGTCCTAAATCAATATTCTTTTCCTGACAAAACAGAAcagaaggaagaaaacttcgagattgatgaagaatggGCGAAGAATATCCTGGTACGGctagaaaaaatcaagattGGTAGTGTTGAGGATGTAAAAAAGGCAATCATTGAAGGAGACAAACATGAGCTAATTGGGTACAACCAGTGGTTCCAATACATCATAAACAATGAGCCACAGCATACTACATTTCATGGGAAGATTACATCTAAGCAACTTTGGGTTCTGGTCAGGTATATGTCGAATACATGGATAAAAGAAATCTACAAGAAAGGAAGACATTATCGTCGCCTGCAAGATTGGCTATTCTATATATTGGTACATACACCTGAAAGGCTCACTGCAGAATATACCAGCATCTTGAGAGATCTTGGAAAGAAATGCCTTGAACTGATTCAAAAGAAGCCAATTGAGGCCCATGAGAATAAAATAACACTCCCGAAGGAGATGACAGAATTGAATGTTGAGATACCCTCCACAGTAGAGAATATGACGATAACTGAGCTGACCGTTTCAGTCGTAGCGGTTAACTATGGCCAAAGAGACTTGATAGAATaacgtaaacaaatctTTATGTAGCTTTTTTACAGGAAGCAAATAGTGCTTTTACTTTGGTTTGACTCATTCCAACATTTACTGATAGGCCGAAGATAAGCGGCGCCCTAAGAAAATTCGAGCGTAAATTGTCAGCGATGATCTAGCCATACTATAGCATCGATCAGCGTCAATCAGCTAATAACAACTATCATCTATACTGCAAAACTTCTCCCTTGTTGGATATTCCTCGTGAACCGAGCTCGCATAACGAAGAAGCATGTCTGAAGAATTCCCAACCCCTCAACTAATCGATGATTTGGAACAACATCCACAGCATGATAATGCTCGAGTCGTAAAGGATTTGCTTGCAGGTACAGCAGGTGGTATTGCGCAAGTACTAGTGGGTCAGCCCTTTGACACGACAAAGGTTAGGTTGCAAACATCGAATACTCCGACAACAGCCATGGAAGTCGTCAGAAAGCTGCTTGCCAATGAAGGGCCTCGTGGGTTTTACAAAGGAACTCTGACCCCATTAATCGGTGTTGGTGCATGCGTCTCATTACAATTTGGTGTTAATGAGGCTATGAAGAggttttttcatcatcgcAACACTAGTGAATCATCAACTTTGTCATTACCACAATATTACACATGTGGTGTCACAGGCGGTATAGTGAACTCATTTTTGGCGTCTCCAATTGAGCATGTCAGGATTCGCTTGCAAACACAAACTGGTTCAGGCGCCAGTGCAGAATTTAAGGGCCCTTTGGAATgcatcaaaaaattgagacATAATAAAGCATTACTACGTGGTTTGACACCTACAATATTGAGGGAAGGTCATGGGTGTGGTACGTATTTCTTAGTATATGAAGCATTAATTGCTAATcaaatgaacaagaaacGTGGACTAGAAAGAAAGGACATTCCTGCATGGAAACTTTGTATTTTTGGGGCATTTTCTGGCACTGCCTTGTGGTTGATGGTATATCCATTAGATGTCATTAAATCTGTCATGCAAACTGATAATTTACAAAAGCCTAAATATGGCAACTCTATTTCAAGTGTAGCCAAGACTTTATATGCCAAAGGGGGGATAGGcgcttttttcaaaggatTCGGTCCTACCATGCTAAGAGCTGCTCCAGCCAATGGTGCCACTTTTGCTACTTTTGAATTAGCGATGAGGTTATTAGGCTGAGGATTCCCATAGGCTTTGTAAGCCAGTACCCAAGAAAATAGTATCATGTAAGGCATAGCCTGATATTCTATCTTCTTATATTTAATAGTTGCTACTATgcgtatatatatatatataaatatatatgtatatgttaCGTAGTAATCATTTGCCGATATGTAATTGTTATCATCCCCAGCCTTCATGGCTTACTCTTCCAACCTCCTCAGCAAGTATTCTACCTCAACTTCCTTAGTAATAGGTATAACAATTTCCTTATAAATTTTCACCAAATATTCTGGAGTGATCCTTCTTTCACCTGATTTGTTAGTCGGGTCCACACCATAGACTTCAGCCTTCTTGGTCAGTCTTTCtagaattttttcctcAACAGCAGAATTGGTGATATTTTCCATTATCCCTTCAACATCCTTGCTTTTGATCAGCTTTGTATATAATGGGATATCCGATTGGAACTTGGCTTCGGCGACAAACTTGCCAAAGTGGATTCTCCTACTCAAGCTTTGCAAACATTCTATATCTCTAGTGGCAACAGAACCGAAGTTATTTCTATCATCACCATCTTTTTTCGAAATTAATggtataattttttcaatataaacttttttaaTCTTATCGTTGTAATTGACTTCTGGAGCATAAGGCGCCAAAATTTGTGGGTAGTTAATGCTTGGCAAGAATGATTTCTGGATCTTGTCAGGAAAGAAGGGAGTCTCATCAGGAGATTCAAATCTTCTTATTCGAGAATGCGCAATTTCGAGATTTGAAAGGGCCCAATCTAAAAAGGACcctttgaaatttggtATTTCTAAACCCGGATGGTTTGCCTTATAAACTGAAGGGCACGTTGCAAAATGTGACCTCtcaataaatttgaagataATCGAATCTTCCATTCTAACTAATTCATCTCTAATATTTTGTAGATTTAAAACAGTTTCTGGTTTTGTGAAATCCATATCTATACCAATTTTATGTAGGATGCTGAGTATATTTGTTAGCAAACAGGGTCGAGGTTTTAGCTTTGCAATActtacttttcttcttttcttcgaaCTTCCAAAACCATGAActtaattgaaaatttacgataaaaaggaaatgaCAACACGAAGCTTTAAAAAAgttgatattgaaaaatagaacaaaaaaaacaaaaaaaaaaaaccgaACTGAAAACGGTAGCCTAACGTGTTTAATTCGAATATATAATATGTGAGAAAGCGAATGTATAAATAATATGGTAATTGTATTCCGCGAGCAGCGCAATAAGTGATTTCATTTAGTAGTTTGCAATTTGCGtatcatttcttcattaatcTTGGCTTCCCTATCtaaatcttcttttgatttgtAAAGTCCCCAAGTTCTGAACCATAAGAACCGCCTCAACCTGGAAAATTTGTCAGTGTCAAGACCATAATTCGTGTATGACTGAATCAAATGTAATTCACTTTCGTCATGAGTAAATTCGGCCTTGCTAAGAGATTCCTGGATTTTCGTTAACAACGCAGTTCCTTCGATGCATATGGCTAGGCCACAAATTATGCCAATGACAGTCCACGGGTTGaggttttctttaattctttcctttttcacACTATTTGCGTCTTCCCAAGTCCCAGCATTCCAGTATTCATACTGCGCATTGGAGTGGTACCCATAAGAGCCTGCatattgataattttcAGTGTTGATGTCGGATCGTGGTGAATATGACGTGGTCCAGCCTTGCCTTGTTGTGTCAtatacaatttttttctttgggtCACAAAGAATATCATACGCTTGAGAGATGATTTTAAATCTATGTAGTTTTTCGCTTGACGTTAGCAGCAGCGGCGATTTGCTATTGCTGTCGATAACCTTCTCTGAGCCGAATATCTGAATGTTATCGGAATGATCAGGATGATACAATTTTACATAGcgatgatattttttctttaacgATTTCTTGTCCAGCTTAGGACTTCCAGACCCAGCTTTTGGAATGCCAAAAATATCGTAAGGAGTTGGATCTGTTGACTGAGGCCATTGTTCATCCCTTATTGGAAGTTTCTTGTTACTACTTTGATCATTCATTGTAGCATAGTTAGCTATAAAAGTGATTTGTGGGGGACACTTTCCTATACATTGCAAGCGCCACTTGGATATAAATGGGTATACGAACTTATGGTGAAGCATAACAAATTTATTGCAAGTAGAAACCTACGACGCGTAAAGATATATGTAACAACTTACAAGCCTATAGTAATAACATGTTTTGTCTGCTGTTATATTGCAGCTGTAAgaccttctttttcattatcaccGATCATTCCTTGCAGGGGTGCTAATACCCGGAGACCctgaacttttctttttttcttcaaaatgaagaagttCAGTTCAAATTCGACAATGAGATCTACAAGCTATTGTGCTATTTCGATGAGAAAACAGCAAAAAGGGTAAATAGTTTCATAGTCAATGGTGACAGGGAAAATGGCAAGCAAATGGGATCAAAAGGGTATGGACATCGCGTATGAGGAAGCTGCCTTAGGCTACAAAGAAGGCGGTGTTCCCATTGGCGGGTGTCTTATCGATAATAAAGACGGGAGTGTTCTCGGTCGTGGTCACAACATGAGATTCCAAAAGGGGTCTGCCACACTACATGGTGAGATCTCCACTTTGGAAAACTGTGGGAGGCTAGAGGGCAAGGTGTACAAGGACACCACTTTGTATACAACG encodes the following:
- the SEC8 gene encoding exocyst subunit SEC8 (Essential 121 kDa subunit of the exocyst complex~similar to YPR055W) produces the protein MDYLKPVQKGRRRGLSINSLSETQQSAMNSSLDHLQNDLNRINLQWNRILSDNTNPLELALAFLDDTSVGLGHRYEEFNQLRSQIGSHLQDVVNEHSQVFNTNVASYGKVVSSIMQAQEQTLNLKNCLKEANEKITTDKGSLQELNNNNLKYTRMIDVLVNIEELLQIPEKIEENIRKENFHQVQILLERGFILMNNKSLKTVEILKPINQQLELQEHLLFNNLIEEIHDIMYSKSSKTNFTRVTNNDIFKIISISHNGFTSLENYLYNIVNIDIMEHAKMINKNLEEFIHDQSLNKGDIMLQENYASQPSLVSSRNQENEGFNRIGFLLKTINNINKLPVAFNIITERAKEEIHNIIVKTTESIRSKHPSLLKMATSLKNDNQFGLPVQDILSIILRESFWEIFLKLLYAIQCHRAIFEMSNILQPTSSTKPAYKFNKIWSKLLDEIELLLIRYINDPELLTSNNGSIKPINGVTNNAPNLPKRKNPKIFSLEYNIEDNSSVKDQAFELKALLKDIFPGFSVSSNMDLDSIYVKDESFEQDEPLVPPSVFNMKVILDPFLLFTQSTSTIVPSALVENSISSLTFFGDYMNKNFLPRIQMTMDYLFTVEVESNNPYALELSDENHNLFKTALDFQRLFYNLLNVFNTANTFREKISYCILDLLSHFYNYYLGLFNALIGTSDRNLSRKIITAWLQNSVLMDQEKRILNGDESLFHEESRELFKEIPNFYQVGKGLSKSDLFNNLTLDTILQFSASVIWILNWLPHLKKAINIDEINQEPMLDADRLRISWTFSESMDLNLSNPSSSANSLGNLKILLDDKASKKFDETVDGFKTLKFKLISILRFNIRALCIHDIGSFFQNTKIWNMDVGSIELDQNIASLISELRRTENKLKQQLSEKEKNSIFIGLDIVNNYALIKGAKSIKVLNHNGIKKMLRNVNVLQHAYRNLSSEPSKINMNVTMNFYSLCGSSEAELFEYIKDNELPHCSVEDLKTIVRLQFSEEMHRQLKRQSTSSTKGSIKPSNKRYTEALEKLNRLEKEQSKEGAHSKIGKLKSKLKVVDTENEK
- the TFB4 gene encoding TFIIH/NER complex subunit TFB4 (Subunit of TFIIH complex~similar to YPR056W) — its product is MDAISDPTFKHARSRKQVTEESPSLLTVIIEIAPKLWTTFDEEGNEKGSIIKVLEALIVFLNAHLAFNSANKVAVIAAYSQGIKYLYPESTSTIKASKSENKNRSDLKIINSDMYRRFRNVDETLVEEIYKLFELEKKQIKQNSQRSTLAGAMSAGLTYVNRISKESVTTSLKSRLLVLTCGSGSSKDEIFQYIPIMNCIFSATKMKCPIDVVKIGGSKESTFLQQTTDATNGVYLHVDSTQGLIQYLATAMFIDPSLRPIIVKPNHGSVDFRTSCYLTGRVVAIGFICSVCLCVLSIIPPGNKCPACDSQFDEHVIAKLKRKPVVPRLKAKKKVTKP
- the BRR1 gene encoding Brr1p (snRNP protein component of spliceosomal snRNPs~similar to YPR057W) — protein: MKRGDSQSPDAIFGQSRAFALSDSSVNPDVIEYLKSVRQEALRTNAISVKNQMNLQKRARHKSSMYDDEDEGAIKRHVISPSLIRLQKNADIWVSWFNSVKATVLTNAYEFTGYDDETLNLLLLFLKNYLKDMPSKSTTVEEIINVLNQYSFPDKTEQKEENFEIDEEWAKNILVRLEKIKIGSVEDVKKAIIEGDKHELIGYNQWFQYIINNEPQHTTFHGKITSKQLWVLVRYMSNTWIKEIYKKGRHYRRLQDWLFYILVHTPERLTAEYTSILRDLGKKCLELIQKKPIEAHENKITLPKEMTELNVEIPSTVENMTITELTVSVVAVNYGQRDLIE
- the YMC1 gene encoding organic acid transporter (mitochondrial inner membrane transporter~similar to YPR058W), giving the protein MSEEFPTPQLIDDLEQHPQHDNARVVKDLLAGTAGGIAQVLVGQPFDTTKVRLQTSNTPTTAMEVVRKLLANEGPRGFYKGTLTPLIGVGACVSLQFGVNEAMKRFFHHRNTSESSTLSLPQYYTCGVTGGIVNSFLASPIEHVRIRLQTQTGSGASAEFKGPLECIKKLRHNKALLRGLTPTILREGHGCGTYFLVYEALIANQMNKKRGLERKDIPAWKLCIFGAFSGTALWLMVYPLDVIKSVMQTDNLQKPKYGNSISSVAKTLYAKGGIGAFFKGFGPTMLRAAPANGATFATFELAMRLLG
- the ARO7 gene encoding chorismate mutase ARO7 (Chorismate mutase~similar to YPR060C) encodes the protein MDFTKPETVLNLQNIRDELVRMEDSIIFKFIERSHFATCPSVYKANHPGLEIPNFKGSFLDWALSNLEIAHSRIRRFESPDETPFFPDKIQKSFLPSINYPQILAPYAPEVNYNDKIKKVYIEKIIPLISKKDGDDRNNFGSVATRDIECLQSLSRRIHFGKFVAEAKFQSDIPLYTKLIKSKDVEGIMENITNSAVEEKILERLTKKAEVYGVDPTNKSGERRITPEYLVKIYKEIVIPITKEVEVEYLLRRLEE
- the JID1 gene encoding Jid1p (Probable Hsp40p co-chaperone~similar to YPR061C); protein product: MLHHKFVYPFISKWRLQCIGKCPPQITFIANYATMNDQSSNKKLPIRDEQWPQSTDPTPYDIFGIPKAGSGSPKLDKKSLKKKYHRYVKLYHPDHSDNIQIFGSEKVIDSNSKSPLLLTSSEKLHRFKIISQAYDILCDPKKKIVYDTTRQGWTTSYSPRSDINTENYQYAGSYGYHSNAQYEYWNAGTWEDANSVKKERIKENLNPWTVIGIICGLAICIEGTALLTKIQESLSKAEFTHDESELHLIQSYTNYGLDTDKFSRLRRFLWFRTWGLYKSKEDLDREAKINEEMIRKLQTTK
- the FCY1 gene encoding cytosine deaminase (Cytosine deaminase~similar to YPR062W), translated to MVTGKMASKWDQKGMDIAYEEAALGYKEGGVPIGGCLIDNKDGSVLGRGHNMRFQKGSATLHGEISTLENCGRLEGKVYKDTTLYTTLSPCDMCTGAIIMYGIPRCVVGENVNFKSEGEKYLQSRGHEVVVVDDERCRKIMKQFIDERPQDWFEDIGE